A window from Symbiopectobacterium purcellii encodes these proteins:
- a CDS encoding tripartite tricarboxylate transporter permease encodes MSELFNGFASGLDAVFTLNNLFYCFLGALLGTFVGVLPGVGPLVTIALLLPFTFLLDPSAALIMLAGIYYGSAYGGSTTSILLNIPGETSSVITCLDGHAMARQGRAGPALAISAIGSFFAGSVATIIIALCAPLLSSLALLFGPADYFSLMLLGLVGAIVLAQGSLLKAFAVMVLGMLLGLMGVDVNSGAVRYTFGIIQLTDGISFVALAMGLFGISEIIRVVSLREQATGNVIPHGRVLLSRDDLRQSAGPVLRGTLIGSLFGLLPGGGGALATFCSYTVEKKVSANPEQFGHGAIAGVAGPESANNAAAQTSFIPLLTLGLPSNGTMALMAGAMMIHGITPGPQFITDQPTLFWSVIASMWIGNIMLLALNLPLVGVWVQLLRIPYRLLYPVIIMFCCIGIYSVASSSFDIFTAALFGLIGFALVAYDYEPAPLLMGFILGPLMEENLRRAMMMSRGRYAIFIEEPISLCLLLMALALLAITVLPSIKTKREHIFTE; translated from the coding sequence TTTGCCAGCGGTCTTGATGCCGTATTCACCCTGAATAATCTCTTCTATTGTTTTCTCGGCGCCCTGTTAGGGACATTTGTCGGCGTCTTGCCCGGTGTTGGGCCTCTGGTAACGATTGCACTGTTGCTGCCGTTCACTTTTTTACTCGATCCCAGTGCTGCGCTGATTATGTTAGCGGGGATTTATTACGGTTCTGCCTATGGTGGCTCTACCACGTCAATTTTGCTCAATATTCCAGGTGAAACCTCATCGGTAATTACCTGCCTCGATGGCCATGCGATGGCGCGGCAAGGCAGGGCAGGTCCAGCACTGGCTATCTCTGCAATTGGCTCATTTTTCGCAGGCAGTGTTGCGACGATCATTATCGCACTCTGTGCGCCGCTACTGTCCTCTCTGGCATTACTTTTTGGACCTGCTGATTATTTCTCCTTAATGCTGCTTGGCCTTGTCGGTGCGATTGTTCTGGCACAGGGATCGTTGCTTAAGGCGTTTGCGGTAATGGTGCTAGGGATGCTACTCGGATTGATGGGGGTTGATGTCAACTCCGGGGCGGTGCGTTATACCTTTGGCATTATCCAACTCACGGACGGTATCAGTTTCGTTGCGCTGGCGATGGGACTGTTTGGTATCAGCGAAATTATCCGTGTGGTTTCCCTTCGGGAACAAGCTACGGGTAACGTTATTCCCCATGGGCGCGTTTTGCTAAGCCGTGACGATCTCCGTCAATCGGCGGGACCTGTGTTACGCGGTACGCTGATTGGCTCGTTGTTTGGACTGCTGCCAGGTGGCGGTGGGGCGCTGGCAACGTTCTGCTCGTATACGGTAGAAAAAAAGGTGTCGGCAAATCCTGAGCAATTTGGTCACGGCGCGATTGCCGGTGTCGCGGGGCCTGAGTCCGCAAATAATGCGGCGGCACAAACGTCGTTTATTCCCTTATTAACGCTGGGTCTCCCCTCCAATGGTACGATGGCTTTGATGGCGGGGGCGATGATGATCCACGGTATTACTCCTGGCCCACAATTTATCACGGACCAACCCACTCTGTTCTGGAGTGTGATTGCGAGTATGTGGATTGGCAATATCATGCTGCTGGCGCTTAATCTGCCACTGGTTGGGGTATGGGTACAATTATTGCGAATTCCCTATCGGCTACTGTATCCGGTTATTATCATGTTCTGTTGCATTGGTATATACAGTGTGGCAAGCAGTTCATTCGATATTTTTACGGCGGCGCTATTCGGACTGATTGGATTTGCGTTGGTGGCATATGATTACGAGCCTGCCCCCTTACTGATGGGCTTTATTCTCGGGCCGTTGATGGAGGAGAACCTACGTCGGGCCATGATGATGTCGCGAGGGCGTTATGCCATTTTCATCGAAGAACCCATCAGTCTCTGTTTGCTGCTAATGGCATTGGCGTTGCTAGCGATCACCGTACTCCCTTCGATCAAAACAAAGCGTGAGCATATTTTTACTGAATGA
- the ychF gene encoding redox-regulated ATPase YchF: protein MGFKCGIVGLPNVGKSTLFNALTKAGIEAANFPFCTIEPNTGVVPMPDPRLDKLAEIVKPQRILPTTMEFVDIAGLVKGASKGEGLGNQFLTNIRETEAIGHVVRCFENDNIIHVAGKVDPADDIDTINTELALADLDTCERALHRVQKKAKGGDKDAKIEQAALEKCLPQLEKAGMLRALDLNAEEKAAIRYLSFLTLKPTMYIANVNEDGFENNPYLDRVREIAASEGSVVVPVCAAVESDIAELDDADRDEFMAELGLEEPGLNRVIRAGYELLNLQTYFTAGVKEVRAWTIPVGATAPQAAGKIHTDFEKGFIRAQTIAYEDFITYKSEQGAKEAGKMRSEGKEYIVKDGDVMNFLFNV from the coding sequence ATGGGATTCAAATGCGGTATCGTTGGGCTGCCTAACGTGGGTAAATCTACGCTGTTCAATGCATTGACCAAAGCCGGTATCGAAGCGGCCAACTTTCCGTTTTGCACCATAGAGCCCAACACTGGCGTGGTGCCGATGCCCGATCCGCGTTTGGACAAGCTGGCCGAGATTGTTAAGCCGCAGCGTATTCTCCCCACCACGATGGAGTTTGTTGATATCGCAGGTCTGGTAAAAGGCGCATCCAAAGGTGAAGGCTTGGGTAACCAATTCCTGACTAACATCCGCGAAACGGAAGCGATCGGTCACGTAGTGCGCTGCTTCGAAAACGACAACATTATCCACGTTGCGGGCAAAGTTGATCCGGCTGACGACATCGATACCATCAACACCGAACTGGCGCTGGCGGATCTCGATACCTGCGAACGTGCACTGCACCGCGTGCAGAAGAAAGCCAAAGGCGGTGACAAAGACGCCAAAATTGAACAGGCCGCGCTGGAAAAATGTCTGCCGCAGTTGGAAAAAGCGGGAATGTTGCGCGCCCTGGATCTGAATGCTGAAGAGAAAGCGGCCATTCGTTACCTGAGCTTCCTGACGCTCAAGCCCACCATGTATATCGCTAACGTCAATGAAGATGGCTTTGAAAACAACCCCTACCTGGATCGAGTACGTGAAATCGCTGCCAGTGAGGGTTCTGTGGTTGTCCCGGTTTGTGCTGCGGTGGAATCAGACATTGCCGAACTGGATGACGCCGATCGCGACGAATTCATGGCAGAGTTGGGGCTGGAAGAACCGGGCCTGAACCGCGTGATTCGCGCCGGTTATGAATTGCTTAACCTGCAAACCTACTTTACCGCAGGCGTAAAAGAAGTGCGCGCCTGGACCATCCCTGTCGGCGCTACTGCCCCACAGGCCGCCGGTAAAATCCATACCGACTTTGAAAAAGGCTTTATCCGCGCCCAAACCATCGCGTATGAAGACTTCATCACCTACAAAAGTGAGCAAGGCGCGAAAGAAGCAGGGAAAATGCGTTCTGAAGGGAAAGAATACATAGTTAAAGATGGCGATGTGATGAATTTCTTGTTTAACGTCTAA
- the pth gene encoding aminoacyl-tRNA hydrolase yields the protein MSSIKLIVGLANPGAEYAATRHNAGAWYVDQLAEVYRQSLKEEAKFFGYTARLTLAGHDVRLLVPTTFMNLSGKAVAAMATFYRIQPDEILVAHDELDLLPGVAKLKLGGGHGGHNGLKDIMSKLGNNPNFHRLRIGIGHPGDKSKVTGFVLGKPPASEQTLIDGAIDEAIRCTEILLKDDMVKAMNRLHAYKPA from the coding sequence GTGAGCAGTATCAAATTGATCGTCGGATTGGCGAATCCGGGAGCCGAATACGCCGCCACGCGCCACAATGCCGGTGCCTGGTATGTTGACCAGTTAGCTGAGGTTTATCGGCAATCGCTTAAGGAAGAGGCCAAATTCTTTGGCTATACCGCACGCCTCACGCTGGCTGGCCACGATGTTCGTCTGCTGGTGCCAACCACCTTTATGAACCTCAGTGGTAAAGCGGTGGCGGCAATGGCAACTTTTTACCGCATCCAACCGGATGAAATTCTGGTGGCGCACGATGAACTGGATCTTTTACCGGGGGTTGCCAAACTAAAACTGGGCGGTGGACACGGCGGACACAACGGCTTGAAAGACATCATGAGCAAATTAGGGAACAACCCTAATTTTCACCGTTTGCGCATTGGTATCGGCCATCCCGGCGATAAAAGTAAGGTTACCGGTTTTGTGCTGGGCAAACCGCCCGCCAGTGAGCAGACGCTGATCGACGGCGCGATCGACGAAGCCATTCGCTGCACCGAGATTTTGCTGAAAGACGATATGGTAAAAGCAATGAATCGACTGCACGCCTATAAACCTGCGTAA
- the ychH gene encoding stress-induced protein YchH codes for MKRKNAVMLGNVFMGIGMVLMVGGIAFTIISQLPELNLPAYFTYFDLMAIFAGAMTWLVGARIGGREAVADRYWWVKHFDKRCRRQQPHS; via the coding sequence ATGAAACGCAAAAATGCTGTCATGCTAGGCAACGTATTTATGGGTATCGGTATGGTGTTAATGGTCGGGGGGATCGCCTTCACCATTATCAGCCAATTACCGGAGCTAAACTTACCCGCCTATTTTACCTATTTCGACCTGATGGCCATCTTCGCTGGTGCCATGACCTGGTTGGTTGGGGCGCGCATTGGCGGACGTGAAGCCGTTGCCGATCGCTATTGGTGGGTGAAGCATTTCGATAAACGCTGCCGCCGCCAGCAACCGCATTCCTGA
- the prs gene encoding ribose-phosphate diphosphokinase has product MPDMKLFAGNAIPELAQRIANRLYTSLGDAAVGRFSDGEVSVQVNENVRGGDIFIIQSTCAPTNDNLMELVVMVDALRRASAGRITAVIPYFGYARQDRRVRSARVPITAKVVADFLSSVGVDRVLTVDLHAEQIQGFFDVPVDNVFGSPILLEDMLQQNLENPIVVSPDIGGVVRARAIAKLLNDTDMAIIDKRRPRANVSQVMHIIGDVAGRDCILVDDMIDTGGTLCKAAEALKERGAKRVFAYATHPIFSGNAYDNIKNSVIDEVIVCDTIPLSENIKAQPNVRTLTLSGMLAEAIRRISNEESISAMFEH; this is encoded by the coding sequence GTGCCTGATATGAAGCTTTTTGCTGGTAACGCTATCCCCGAACTAGCGCAACGTATTGCCAACCGTTTATACACCAGCCTGGGAGACGCCGCTGTAGGTCGCTTTAGCGACGGTGAAGTCAGCGTGCAAGTCAATGAAAACGTTCGTGGTGGCGACATTTTCATCATCCAGTCCACCTGTGCACCAACCAATGACAACCTGATGGAGCTGGTTGTGATGGTCGATGCTCTACGCCGCGCGTCAGCGGGACGTATTACCGCCGTTATCCCCTATTTCGGCTATGCTCGTCAGGACCGACGTGTGCGTTCTGCGCGTGTGCCGATCACCGCCAAAGTGGTCGCTGACTTTCTGTCAAGCGTCGGGGTTGACCGTGTCCTGACCGTGGACCTGCACGCAGAACAGATTCAAGGCTTCTTCGACGTTCCGGTCGATAACGTTTTCGGCAGCCCCATTCTGCTGGAAGACATGTTGCAGCAGAATCTGGAAAACCCGATTGTGGTTTCTCCGGATATCGGTGGCGTTGTGCGCGCACGTGCTATTGCTAAACTGCTGAACGACACTGACATGGCGATCATCGACAAGCGTCGTCCGCGCGCCAACGTTTCTCAAGTGATGCACATCATTGGTGATGTCGCTGGGCGCGACTGTATTCTGGTCGACGACATGATCGATACCGGTGGCACACTGTGCAAAGCGGCAGAAGCATTAAAAGAACGCGGTGCCAAACGCGTCTTTGCTTATGCCACTCACCCGATTTTCTCTGGCAATGCGTATGACAACATCAAGAATTCGGTGATTGATGAAGTGATCGTCTGCGATACCATTCCGCTCTCGGAAAATATCAAAGCACAGCCTAACGTGCGCACGCTGACACTTTCGGGCATGTTGGCAGAAGCTATTCGTCGCATCAGCAACGAAGAGTCTATTTCTGCCATGTTTGAGCATTAA
- the ispE gene encoding 4-(cytidine 5'-diphospho)-2-C-methyl-D-erythritol kinase: MSDVSQLTHWPSPAKLNLFLYITGQRADGYHLLQTLFQFLDYGDTVDIKLRNDGVIQLLTPLPGVPDDTNLAVRAARLLQAYCHEQGRALAYNGAAIAIDKRLPMGGGLGGGSSNAATVLVALNHLWQCGLDEDTLAQLGLRLGADVPVFVRGHAAFAEGVGEILTPASPPEKWYLVVHPGVTIPTPLVFGDPDLPRNTPVRTLDELQKQTFVNDCESTVRKRFREVEQRLSWLLEYAPARLTGTGACVFAEFDTESAARQVLDQAPETLNGFVARGVNTSPLHRVLSGQR; the protein is encoded by the coding sequence ATGAGTGATGTGTCACAGCTAACGCACTGGCCATCCCCGGCCAAACTCAACCTGTTTCTGTATATCACCGGTCAGCGTGCCGACGGTTATCACCTGTTGCAAACGCTGTTTCAGTTTCTGGACTATGGCGACACGGTTGACATCAAGTTACGCAACGACGGCGTTATCCAGCTACTCACCCCGCTGCCCGGCGTACCTGACGACACCAATCTGGCGGTGCGCGCAGCACGCCTGTTACAGGCCTACTGCCATGAGCAGGGCCGCGCACTCGCCTATAACGGTGCCGCTATCGCTATCGATAAACGCCTGCCCATGGGCGGCGGTTTGGGAGGTGGCTCTTCCAACGCCGCGACGGTGTTGGTTGCGTTGAATCACCTGTGGCAATGCGGCCTTGATGAGGACACGCTGGCGCAGTTGGGATTACGATTAGGCGCAGACGTGCCGGTATTTGTGCGTGGGCATGCCGCCTTTGCCGAAGGCGTTGGGGAGATACTGACACCCGCTTCGCCGCCGGAAAAATGGTATCTGGTGGTGCACCCTGGCGTCACCATTCCGACGCCGTTGGTATTTGGCGATCCTGACTTACCGCGCAACACACCGGTACGCACATTAGATGAGCTACAAAAACAGACCTTCGTCAATGATTGTGAATCTACCGTAAGAAAACGTTTTCGCGAGGTTGAACAGCGACTTTCTTGGCTGCTAGAATACGCACCGGCGCGCCTGACAGGAACGGGAGCTTGTGTGTTTGCCGAATTCGACACCGAATCCGCCGCCCGTCAGGTGCTTGACCAGGCCCCGGAAACGCTAAACGGTTTTGTTGCGCGTGGCGTGAATACCTCGCCGCTGCACCGTGTGCTTTCTGGGCAACGTTAA
- the lolB gene encoding lipoprotein insertase outer membrane protein LolB — protein sequence MLSHTARALRLLPLASLLLTACTLTKPSGPNATSDSPAWLQHKQQVQQLSQYQTRGAFAYLSDSKKLSANFFWQESSAQRYRLLLTNPFGGTELELRAQPDGIQITDGQGKRYIGKDAEYMLSQLTGMRIPLTNLRQWMIGLPGDAQQFTLDEHARLSTATLVQNGLTWEVKYLGYDDSVTPTLPNALELTQGEQRIKLKMNNWTVQ from the coding sequence ATGTTAAGTCACACCGCCCGCGCCTTACGTCTCCTGCCTTTAGCCAGTTTACTGCTGACTGCTTGTACGCTGACCAAACCCTCTGGTCCCAATGCAACGTCGGACTCTCCAGCCTGGTTGCAACATAAGCAGCAGGTACAACAATTAAGCCAGTATCAGACGCGTGGCGCATTTGCCTATCTCTCCGATAGCAAGAAACTTTCAGCCAACTTTTTCTGGCAAGAGTCCTCTGCGCAGCGCTACCGCCTGCTGCTGACTAACCCGTTTGGCGGCACAGAGTTGGAACTGCGCGCGCAGCCTGATGGCATTCAAATCACCGATGGACAAGGCAAACGTTATATCGGCAAAGATGCCGAGTACATGCTGTCTCAACTGACCGGAATGCGTATTCCGTTGACCAATCTGCGCCAATGGATGATTGGCCTGCCGGGAGATGCGCAGCAGTTTACGCTGGATGAGCACGCGCGACTCAGTACGGCAACGCTGGTACAAAACGGCTTGACGTGGGAAGTGAAATACCTCGGTTACGATGATAGCGTCACGCCCACGCTGCCCAACGCCCTGGAACTGACGCAAGGCGAGCAACGCATCAAGCTGAAAATGAATAACTGGACGGTGCAATAA
- the hemA gene encoding glutamyl-tRNA reductase — MTLLALGINHKTAPVSLRERIAFSPDALGDALHSMLAQPLVQGGVVLSTCNRTELYLSVDERENQREQVVDWLCQFHHLHPDELKNSLYWHQDNAAVNHLMRVASGLDSLVLGEPQILGQVKKAFAESQRGHSLSSELERLFQRSFSVAKRVRTETDIGASAVSVAFAACALARQIFESLVGVTVLLVGAGETIELVARHLREHQVKRMVIANRTRERAQALATEVGAEVITLGELDDYLAQADIVISSTASTLPIIGKGMMERTLKARRNQPMLMVDIAVPRDIEPEVGKLPNVYLYSVDDLHAIIQHNMAQRQAAAVQAESIVQQESADFMAWMRAQSAVETIREYRSQADAIRAEMTAKALTAIQQGNDVEAVLDALTSRLTNRLIHAPTTALQQAARDGDLNRLHILRDSLGLD; from the coding sequence ATGACCCTGCTTGCGCTTGGCATCAACCACAAAACCGCTCCAGTATCACTAAGGGAACGTATCGCGTTTTCCCCTGATGCGCTGGGCGATGCTTTGCACAGCATGCTTGCGCAGCCGCTGGTGCAGGGCGGGGTTGTGCTGTCTACCTGTAATCGGACTGAGCTGTATCTCAGTGTCGATGAGCGGGAGAACCAGCGCGAACAGGTGGTCGACTGGCTGTGCCAGTTCCACCACCTGCACCCTGATGAACTGAAAAACAGCCTCTACTGGCATCAGGATAATGCGGCGGTTAATCACCTGATGCGTGTTGCCAGCGGATTGGATTCGTTGGTGCTGGGCGAGCCGCAAATTCTTGGGCAGGTAAAAAAAGCCTTTGCTGAATCCCAACGCGGTCACTCGCTCTCCAGTGAGTTGGAACGCTTGTTCCAGCGCTCGTTCTCAGTGGCAAAACGGGTGCGCACGGAGACGGATATCGGTGCCAGCGCGGTGTCGGTGGCGTTTGCTGCCTGCGCGTTGGCGCGGCAGATTTTTGAATCACTGGTGGGGGTTACCGTGCTGCTGGTCGGTGCGGGAGAAACCATCGAACTGGTGGCACGTCATCTACGTGAACATCAGGTGAAACGCATGGTGATTGCCAATCGCACCCGCGAACGTGCGCAAGCCCTTGCCACAGAAGTGGGTGCAGAAGTGATCACGCTGGGCGAACTGGACGATTATCTGGCACAGGCCGATATCGTGATCAGCTCCACCGCGAGTACGTTGCCGATTATTGGGAAAGGCATGATGGAACGGACGCTGAAAGCGCGACGCAACCAGCCCATGCTGATGGTGGACATCGCCGTGCCACGCGATATCGAACCGGAAGTGGGTAAGTTACCCAACGTCTATCTGTACAGCGTAGACGATTTGCATGCCATCATTCAGCACAACATGGCGCAGCGCCAGGCTGCGGCGGTGCAGGCTGAATCCATCGTGCAGCAAGAATCTGCCGATTTTATGGCCTGGATGCGTGCGCAATCTGCGGTAGAAACCATCCGAGAATACCGTTCACAGGCAGACGCGATTCGCGCGGAGATGACGGCGAAAGCGCTTACGGCCATTCAGCAAGGCAATGACGTCGAAGCGGTGCTGGACGCGTTAACCTCGCGTCTTACTAACCGCCTTATTCATGCGCCTACCACCGCGTTGCAGCAGGCTGCCCGCGATGGCGACTTGAACCGATTACACATTTTACGCGACAGCCTTGGGCTGGACTAG
- the prfA gene encoding peptide chain release factor 1, whose amino-acid sequence MKPSIVAKLEALQERHEEVQALLGEPSVISDMERFRALSREYAQLADITRCFQRWQQVQEDSETAELMLDDAEMRDMAQEELKQLKIDGEALEQQLQVLLLPKDPDDERGCFLEVRAGTGGDEAALFAGDLFRMYSRYAESRRWRVEIMSASDGEHGGYKEVIAKVSGDGVYGQLKFESGGHRVQRVPATESQGRIHTSACTVAVMPEVPEAETPDINPADLRIDTFRSSGAGGQHVNTTDSAIRITHLPTGIVVECQDERSQHKNKAKAMSVLVARIRAAEMQKRQLEEASTRRNLLGSGDRSDRIRTYNFPQGRVTDHRINLTLYRLDEAMEGKMDMLIQPVVQEYQADQLAALSEQE is encoded by the coding sequence ATGAAGCCTTCTATTGTTGCCAAACTGGAAGCGTTACAAGAACGTCACGAGGAAGTACAAGCCCTGCTGGGTGAGCCGAGCGTTATCTCTGATATGGAACGCTTTCGGGCCTTATCTCGCGAATATGCCCAGTTGGCGGACATCACGCGCTGTTTTCAACGCTGGCAGCAGGTGCAAGAAGACAGCGAAACCGCAGAATTGATGCTGGACGATGCGGAAATGCGCGATATGGCGCAAGAAGAATTAAAACAGTTGAAAATTGATGGTGAAGCGCTGGAACAGCAGCTTCAGGTGCTGTTATTACCCAAAGATCCGGACGATGAACGCGGTTGCTTCCTTGAAGTGCGTGCTGGGACCGGCGGTGATGAAGCGGCGCTGTTTGCTGGCGATCTGTTTCGCATGTACAGCCGTTATGCCGAATCGCGCCGCTGGCGGGTGGAAATCATGAGCGCCAGCGACGGTGAGCACGGCGGCTATAAAGAAGTGATCGCCAAAGTGAGTGGCGATGGCGTCTATGGCCAGTTGAAATTTGAGTCGGGCGGCCACCGCGTGCAGCGCGTGCCTGCCACAGAATCGCAGGGGCGTATTCATACTTCAGCCTGTACGGTTGCTGTGATGCCCGAGGTGCCCGAAGCGGAAACCCCTGATATCAATCCGGCCGATTTGCGTATTGATACCTTCCGCTCCTCCGGTGCCGGTGGTCAGCACGTTAACACCACCGACTCAGCCATTCGTATCACCCACTTACCGACCGGGATTGTGGTCGAATGTCAGGATGAGCGTTCCCAGCACAAAAACAAGGCGAAGGCCATGTCGGTGCTGGTAGCACGCATACGCGCGGCAGAAATGCAAAAACGTCAATTGGAAGAAGCGTCGACACGCCGTAACTTGTTGGGCAGCGGCGACCGTTCCGATCGTATTCGTACGTATAACTTCCCGCAGGGGCGCGTGACCGATCACCGCATTAACCTGACGCTTTACCGACTGGATGAAGCGATGGAAGGCAAGATGGATATGTTGATCCAGCCCGTGGTGCAAGAGTATCAGGCCGATCAGTTGGCTGCGCTGTCCGAGCAGGAATAA
- the prmC gene encoding peptide chain release factor N(5)-glutamine methyltransferase, which produces MDYRTWVATALQQLVHSESPKRDAEILLEHVTGKGRTFLLAFGETRLDDAQLQRLSALLTRRINGEPVAYLTGEREFWSLPLAVSSATLIPRPDTECLVEQALQCMAQFTVPTVLDLGTGTGAIALALASERPDCRVTGVDVQPDAVALAQRNATTLQLSNVQFLHGSWFEPVAPASFSLIVSNPPYIDAEDTHLREGDVRFEPLSALVAAEGGLADLRWIIQQAPQHLKNTGWLLLEHGWQQGEAVRQLLSQRGFEQVATCRDYGGNERVTLGQWLAAEGEA; this is translated from the coding sequence ATGGATTACCGCACCTGGGTGGCGACGGCGTTACAGCAACTGGTACACAGTGAAAGCCCGAAGCGTGACGCTGAAATTCTGCTGGAACACGTCACGGGTAAAGGACGCACGTTTTTGTTGGCGTTTGGCGAAACCCGGCTTGATGACGCACAGCTTCAACGCCTGTCGGCGCTGCTGACCCGTCGCATCAACGGTGAGCCAGTAGCGTATTTGACGGGAGAACGTGAGTTTTGGTCTCTGCCACTGGCTGTCTCATCGGCAACGCTGATTCCTCGCCCCGACACGGAATGTCTGGTGGAACAGGCGTTGCAGTGCATGGCACAGTTTACTGTACCGACGGTGCTGGATTTGGGCACAGGCACTGGGGCGATTGCGCTGGCTTTGGCGAGCGAACGCCCGGACTGCAGGGTGACCGGGGTTGACGTTCAGCCGGATGCCGTGGCATTGGCACAACGCAATGCGACAACGTTGCAATTGTCTAATGTGCAATTTCTGCATGGCAGCTGGTTTGAGCCCGTGGCACCCGCGAGCTTTTCTCTGATTGTGAGCAACCCGCCTTATATCGACGCCGAAGATACCCATTTGCGTGAAGGGGATGTGCGCTTTGAACCGCTTAGCGCGCTGGTGGCTGCCGAAGGTGGGTTAGCTGATTTACGTTGGATTATTCAACAGGCCCCGCAACATTTGAAAAATACGGGCTGGCTGCTGTTAGAACACGGTTGGCAGCAAGGCGAAGCGGTGCGACAGTTGTTGTCACAGCGCGGTTTTGAACAGGTTGCCACCTGTCGCGATTATGGCGGCAATGAGCGCGTGACGCTGGGGCAGTGGCTAGCGGCAGAGGGAGAAGCATAA
- a CDS encoding SirB2 family protein: protein MSYHAVVLTLHVLAAVVTLCLFVTRFYWLCRHSPTLQQRWVKVVPHINDTLLLASGIALIVINRFYPFSAQESWLTAKLFGVIIYILLGHIALGRRQRSLSLRWVTFILALMCFFLIAQAAITKLAFLME from the coding sequence ATGTCGTACCACGCCGTTGTTCTCACGCTGCACGTGCTGGCCGCTGTGGTCACGCTCTGCCTGTTTGTAACGCGTTTTTATTGGCTGTGTCGCCACTCTCCCACGTTGCAACAGCGCTGGGTCAAAGTCGTACCGCACATTAACGATACGCTACTGTTAGCCAGCGGTATTGCCCTGATCGTTATCAATCGCTTTTATCCTTTCTCTGCGCAAGAAAGCTGGCTGACGGCGAAGCTGTTTGGCGTTATCATTTACATTTTACTGGGACACATCGCGCTGGGTCGACGCCAACGTAGCCTGAGTCTGCGCTGGGTGACGTTTATCCTTGCTTTGATGTGTTTCTTTCTGATTGCACAGGCAGCAATCACTAAACTCGCATTTCTGATGGAATAA
- the sirB1 gene encoding invasion regulator SirB1 — protein sequence MSSIADFEFNQSPLSEGVILVSQRVRSDFSALNVRKKLQQLVDEAHKAIPRDLDQDQQLEMLLTLFYGTWGFGGAGGVYRLSDALWLDKVLESRQGMPVSLGIVFLHIAHALDLPMMPVIFPTQLILRADWMDNEMWLINPLNGDTLSEHVLDVWLKGNIGPSTQLMDEDLDEAENVLIVRKLLDTLKVALMEEKQMELALQASEAVLQFDPEDPYEIRDRGLIYAQLDCDHIAVSDLSYFVEQCPEDPVSEMIKVQIHSIEQKHIVLH from the coding sequence ATGAGTTCTATTGCGGATTTTGAATTCAATCAGTCGCCGTTAAGTGAAGGGGTTATTTTAGTTTCACAGAGAGTGCGAAGTGACTTCTCCGCCCTGAATGTACGCAAGAAACTGCAACAGTTGGTCGATGAAGCGCATAAAGCCATTCCCCGCGATCTGGACCAGGATCAACAATTGGAGATGTTGTTGACGCTGTTCTACGGCACTTGGGGATTTGGGGGAGCCGGTGGCGTTTACCGTTTATCCGATGCGCTGTGGTTAGATAAGGTACTGGAATCCCGTCAGGGGATGCCGGTATCGCTGGGGATTGTGTTTCTGCATATTGCTCACGCTTTGGATCTCCCCATGATGCCTGTGATTTTTCCGACACAGTTGATCCTGCGCGCGGACTGGATGGATAACGAGATGTGGCTGATCAATCCGCTCAATGGCGACACCCTGAGTGAGCATGTGCTGGATGTGTGGCTTAAAGGTAACATTGGCCCGTCGACGCAACTGATGGATGAGGATCTGGACGAAGCGGAAAACGTGCTGATTGTGCGCAAATTGCTTGATACGTTAAAAGTGGCGCTGATGGAAGAGAAGCAGATGGAGCTTGCGCTGCAGGCCAGCGAGGCTGTGTTGCAATTTGACCCAGAAGATCCCTATGAAATTCGCGATCGCGGCTTGATCTATGCGCAATTGGACTGTGACCATATCGCCGTGTCTGATTTAAGCTACTTCGTGGAGCAGTGCCCTGAAGATCCGGTCAGCGAAATGATCAAAGTGCAAATCCATTCGATAGAGCAAAAACATATTGTATTGCACTAA